A window from Actimicrobium sp. CCC2.4 encodes these proteins:
- a CDS encoding thioredoxin family protein, producing MPILTLNADTLPRLQQWLRGDDLLVACLCAAWCDVCREYRPQFEELAALHPDKHFLWIDIEDQSDLLGDIDVENFPTLLVQRSAYVAFFGSVQPGMQLADRLVQAQAALSGDELARFATSHAHEQQFHLQRRLDDAAA from the coding sequence ATGCCCATCCTGACTCTGAACGCCGATACCCTCCCCCGATTGCAGCAATGGCTGCGCGGCGATGACCTGCTGGTCGCCTGCCTATGTGCCGCCTGGTGCGATGTCTGTCGCGAGTACCGCCCGCAATTCGAGGAACTGGCGGCACTCCACCCCGACAAGCATTTCCTGTGGATCGATATCGAAGACCAGTCCGACTTGCTGGGTGATATCGACGTCGAAAATTTTCCGACCTTGCTGGTCCAGCGTAGTGCGTATGTGGCCTTCTTTGGTAGTGTCCAGCCGGGCATGCAACTGGCGGACCGGCTGGTGCAGGCGCAAGCAGCGCTGTCAGGCGATGAGCTGGCCCGCTTCGCGACCAGCCACGCGCACGAACAGCAATTCCACTTGCAGCGACGTCTGGACGACGCCGCCGCCTGA